Proteins from a genomic interval of Bradyrhizobium sp. CCBAU 53340:
- a CDS encoding carboxymuconolactone decarboxylase family protein, giving the protein MKPRMNFYQAAPDTMKALMALEEQIQSTGLEKSLIELVKIRASQINGCAFCINMHTEDARKRGETEQRIYLLNAWRESPLYTDRERAALAWTEAVTLISETHAPDDVYEDVRAQFSDAETVNLTMLIGAINAWNRIAIAFRAVHPVKVKASVA; this is encoded by the coding sequence ATGAAACCCCGCATGAATTTCTACCAGGCTGCCCCCGATACGATGAAGGCGCTGATGGCGCTGGAAGAGCAGATCCAGTCGACGGGTCTGGAGAAATCGCTGATCGAGCTCGTCAAGATCCGGGCCTCCCAAATCAACGGCTGCGCCTTCTGCATCAACATGCACACCGAGGACGCGCGCAAGCGCGGCGAGACCGAGCAGCGCATCTATCTGCTCAATGCCTGGCGCGAATCCCCGCTCTATACCGATCGCGAGCGCGCCGCGCTGGCCTGGACGGAAGCCGTGACGCTGATCTCCGAGACGCACGCGCCCGACGATGTCTATGAAGATGTCCGTGCGCAGTTCTCGGATGCGGAGACGGTGAACCTGACCATGCTGATCGGCGCGATCAACGCCTGGAACAGGATCGCGATCGCATTCCGGGCGGTGCATCCGGTGAAGGTGAAGGCGTCGGTGGCATAG
- a CDS encoding D-amino-acid transaminase — MDSIAYVNGSFVPLSEARISVLDRGFLFADGIYEVSAVLGGKLVDNASHLARLERSVGEIKLKLPETIERITEIQKELIARNKLESGLVYLQVTRGADKGRDFPFPQGDVKSSLVMFTSEKDIIDAPSAKTGINVITVPDIRWERRDIKSVALLAQVLAKQAAAEAGASEAWMLEDGYVTEGGSSTAFILTKDDVIVTRQNSNAILPGCTRKAVIALAEERQLRVEERLFTVAEALAAKEAFVTSASAFVQPVVAIDGKAIGDGKPGPMATRLREIYVEFAKATAV; from the coding sequence TTGGACTCGATCGCCTATGTCAACGGCTCATTCGTCCCGCTCTCGGAAGCCAGGATCTCGGTGCTCGACCGCGGCTTCCTGTTCGCCGATGGCATCTACGAGGTCTCGGCCGTGCTGGGCGGCAAGCTGGTCGACAACGCCTCGCATCTGGCGCGGCTGGAGCGTTCGGTCGGCGAGATCAAGCTGAAGCTGCCTGAAACCATCGAGCGCATCACCGAAATCCAGAAGGAGCTGATCGCCCGCAACAAGCTCGAAAGCGGCCTCGTCTATCTCCAGGTGACGCGCGGCGCCGACAAGGGGCGTGACTTCCCATTCCCCCAAGGGGACGTCAAGTCGAGCTTGGTGATGTTCACCTCCGAGAAGGACATCATCGATGCTCCCTCCGCCAAGACCGGCATCAATGTGATCACGGTGCCCGACATCCGCTGGGAGCGTCGCGACATCAAGAGCGTCGCGCTGCTGGCGCAGGTGCTGGCGAAGCAGGCCGCGGCGGAAGCAGGTGCCAGCGAAGCCTGGATGCTGGAAGACGGCTACGTCACCGAGGGCGGCTCCTCCACGGCGTTCATTCTGACCAAGGATGACGTCATCGTCACCCGACAGAATTCGAACGCGATCCTGCCGGGTTGCACCCGCAAGGCGGTGATCGCGCTTGCGGAGGAACGTCAGCTCCGCGTCGAGGAGCGTTTGTTCACAGTCGCCGAAGCGCTTGCCGCCAAGGAGGCCTTCGTTACCTCGGCCTCGGCGTTCGTGCAGCCGGTGGTCGCAATCGACGGCAAGGCGATCGGCGACGGCAAGCCCGGCCCGATGGCGACGCGCCTGCGCGAGATCTATGTGGAGTTCGCCAAGGCGACGGCGGTTTAA
- a CDS encoding amino acid ABC transporter ATP-binding protein, translating to MIEISHVNKWYTPSFQVLTDCTTSVTKGEVVVVCGPSGSGKSTLIKCVNALEPFQSGDISVDGTKVNDPKTNLPKLRSRVGMVFQHFELFPHLKIIDNLCLAQEKVLGRGHDKSVTKGMQLLERVGLKEQAQKFPAQLSGGQQQRVAIARALAMDPIVMLFDEPTSALDPEMVSEVLDVMVDLAREGMTMMVVTHEMGFARKVANRVIFMDRGEIVEDAPKDDFFGKPRSDRAQKFLSKILSH from the coding sequence ATGATCGAAATCAGCCACGTCAACAAATGGTACACTCCGAGCTTTCAGGTGCTGACGGATTGCACCACCAGCGTCACCAAGGGTGAGGTCGTGGTGGTCTGCGGCCCCTCGGGCTCGGGCAAGTCGACGCTGATCAAATGCGTCAACGCGCTGGAGCCGTTCCAGAGCGGCGACATCTCGGTCGACGGCACCAAGGTCAACGATCCCAAGACCAATCTGCCGAAGCTGCGCTCGCGCGTCGGCATGGTGTTCCAGCACTTCGAGCTGTTTCCGCACCTGAAGATCATCGACAATCTCTGCCTTGCGCAGGAGAAGGTGCTGGGCCGGGGGCACGACAAATCGGTCACCAAGGGAATGCAGCTCTTGGAGCGCGTCGGCCTGAAGGAGCAGGCGCAGAAATTCCCCGCGCAACTGTCCGGCGGCCAGCAGCAGCGCGTCGCCATCGCCCGCGCGCTCGCCATGGACCCGATCGTGATGCTGTTCGACGAGCCGACCTCGGCGCTCGACCCGGAGATGGTCAGCGAGGTGCTCGACGTCATGGTCGACCTCGCCCGCGAGGGCATGACCATGATGGTCGTGACCCACGAGATGGGCTTTGCCCGCAAGGTCGCCAACCGCGTGATCTTCATGGACCGCGGCGAGATCGTCGAGGACGCACCGAAGGACGACTTCTTCGGCAAGCCGCGCAGCGACCGCGCGCAGAAGTTCTTGTCGAAGATTCTGTCGCACTGA
- a CDS encoding amino acid ABC transporter permease yields the protein MLANFDFDVIRRALPYLFYEGMTFTLTLTGLAAFGGLVFGTALALMRLSGLKTLGRIAGLYVDFMRSLPLVLVIFWFYFLVPYIGQWLTGASRPISVGAFASSLITFIMFEAAYFSEIMRAGIQSISRGQPAAASALGLTYAQTMRYVVLPQAFRNMLPVLITQTIVLFQDTSLVYVLSITDFLGAASKVAQRDGRLVEMYLFAAIVYFTISCIASFGVRRLQSRIAIIR from the coding sequence ATGCTGGCCAATTTCGATTTCGACGTCATCCGCCGCGCACTGCCCTATCTGTTCTACGAGGGCATGACGTTCACGCTGACGCTGACGGGGCTCGCCGCATTCGGCGGCCTGGTGTTCGGCACGGCGCTCGCCCTGATGCGGCTCTCCGGCCTCAAGACCCTCGGACGCATCGCCGGCCTCTATGTCGACTTCATGCGTTCGCTGCCGCTGGTGCTGGTGATCTTCTGGTTCTACTTCCTGGTGCCCTATATCGGGCAGTGGCTGACCGGGGCGTCGCGTCCGATCAGCGTCGGCGCGTTCGCCTCCTCGCTGATCACCTTCATCATGTTCGAGGCGGCGTACTTCTCGGAGATCATGCGCGCCGGCATCCAGTCGATCTCGCGCGGGCAGCCGGCGGCGGCCAGCGCGCTCGGACTGACCTACGCGCAGACCATGCGCTACGTCGTGCTGCCGCAGGCCTTCCGCAACATGCTGCCGGTGCTGATCACGCAGACCATCGTGCTGTTCCAGGACACCTCGCTGGTCTACGTGCTGTCGATCACCGATTTCCTCGGTGCCGCCAGCAAGGTCGCACAGCGCGACGGACGTCTCGTCGAGATGTATCTGTTCGCAGCAATCGTCTACTTCACCATTTCCTGTATCGCGTCTTTCGGCGTTCGTCGCCTGCAGTCGCGCATCGCCATCATTCGATAA
- a CDS encoding amino acid ABC transporter permease, with the protein MNYNWNWGIFFQPNPMGTGSYLDMLLSGLALTLETAVLAWIIALIAGSIVGVMRTLPSKGASWFGFCWVEFFRNMPLLVQLFLWFFVLPEILPRAAGLWLKQLPNAPFWTAAIGIGFFMSARVAVQLQAGISSLPRGQKMAATALGLTTVQGYRYVLLPMAFRIILPPLTSEFLNTIKNTAVAITIGLLELTGQARSMQEFSFQVFEAFTAATILYLLVNAVVVTAMRFLERWVAIPGYITGK; encoded by the coding sequence GTGAATTATAACTGGAACTGGGGAATCTTCTTCCAGCCGAACCCGATGGGGACCGGCAGCTATCTCGACATGCTGCTGTCGGGACTGGCGCTGACTCTCGAAACCGCGGTGCTCGCCTGGATCATCGCGCTGATCGCCGGCTCGATCGTCGGCGTGATGCGTACGCTGCCGTCGAAGGGCGCCTCCTGGTTCGGCTTCTGCTGGGTCGAGTTCTTCCGCAACATGCCGCTGCTGGTGCAGCTGTTCCTGTGGTTCTTCGTGCTGCCTGAGATCTTGCCGAGAGCCGCCGGCCTGTGGCTGAAGCAATTGCCGAACGCGCCGTTCTGGACGGCAGCGATCGGCATCGGCTTCTTCATGTCGGCGCGTGTCGCCGTGCAGTTGCAGGCCGGCATCTCGTCGCTGCCGCGCGGGCAGAAGATGGCGGCGACCGCGCTCGGCCTGACCACCGTGCAGGGCTACCGCTACGTGCTGCTGCCGATGGCGTTCCGCATCATCCTGCCGCCGCTGACCTCCGAGTTCCTCAACACCATCAAGAACACGGCGGTCGCCATCACCATCGGCCTGCTCGAATTGACCGGACAGGCGCGCTCGATGCAGGAGTTCTCGTTCCAGGTGTTCGAGGCCTTCACTGCAGCGACCATCCTCTACCTCCTCGTCAACGCCGTCGTCGTGACCGCGATGCGCTTCCTCGAGCGCTGGGTCGCGATCCCCGGCTACATCACGGGGAAGTAA
- a CDS encoding amino acid ABC transporter substrate-binding protein produces MKHFRHIGLALAATFVVSQAGAEELTGTLKNIKDTGAITLGFRDSSIPFSYLDDNQKPVGFAMDICYKIVDAVKKELKLDKLEVKLNPVTSATRIPLMANGTIDLECGSTTNNAERQKQVWFTNTHFLTASRYVFKKSSGLKSIDDLKGKTVVSTAGTTNIKQLTEANVAKKLGANIIPAKDHAEAFLMVETDRAVAFVMDDILLASLVAGSKSPNDYVISKDAFSKPEPYGIMLRKDDAAFKKVVDAATAALYTSGEGQKIYDKWFMQKIPPKGLNLNTPISEELKHEFAKPSDSPNPDDYK; encoded by the coding sequence GTGAAGCATTTCCGTCACATCGGGCTCGCGCTCGCCGCGACCTTCGTCGTCAGCCAGGCCGGGGCCGAGGAACTGACCGGCACGCTGAAGAACATCAAGGACACCGGCGCCATCACGCTGGGCTTCCGCGACTCCTCGATCCCGTTCTCCTATCTCGACGACAACCAGAAGCCCGTCGGGTTCGCGATGGACATCTGCTACAAGATCGTCGATGCCGTGAAGAAGGAGCTCAAGCTCGACAAGCTCGAGGTCAAGCTCAATCCCGTCACCTCGGCGACCCGTATTCCGCTGATGGCCAACGGCACCATCGACCTCGAATGTGGCTCGACCACCAACAACGCCGAGCGCCAGAAGCAGGTGTGGTTCACCAACACCCACTTCCTGACCGCGAGCCGTTACGTGTTCAAGAAGTCGAGCGGCCTGAAGTCGATCGATGATCTCAAGGGCAAGACGGTGGTCTCCACCGCCGGCACCACCAACATCAAGCAGCTCACCGAGGCCAACGTCGCGAAGAAGCTCGGCGCCAACATCATTCCGGCCAAGGACCACGCCGAAGCCTTCCTGATGGTCGAGACCGACCGTGCAGTCGCCTTCGTGATGGACGACATCCTGCTCGCCAGCCTCGTCGCCGGCTCGAAGTCGCCGAACGATTACGTGATCTCGAAGGACGCGTTCTCCAAGCCCGAGCCCTACGGCATCATGCTGCGCAAGGACGATGCGGCGTTCAAGAAGGTGGTCGATGCGGCGACGGCCGCGCTCTACACCTCCGGTGAAGGCCAGAAGATCTACGACAAGTGGTTCATGCAGAAGATCCCGCCGAAGGGCCTGAACCTCAACACGCCGATCTCCGAAGAGCTGAAGCACGAGTTCGCCAAGCCTTCGGACTCGCCGAACCCGGACGACTACAAGTAA
- a CDS encoding M20 family metallopeptidase gives MTRADAIARARDDFKSGAFLAELDRRVAFRTESQNASRGPELRAYLEQEMMPSFAALDFTSRIVESPSGKAPFLFAEHHESTSSPTVLIYGHGDVVDGMEGEWRDGRDPWRTTASGIRLYGRGTADNKGQHSINMAALRAVREARGGKLGFNAKFIVEMGEEIGSPDLGKVCDLNRDALKADLFMASDGPRLSADRPTLFLGCRGGIRIHLDVNLRDGGNHSGNWGGVLANPATILVNAISTLVDGHGRLQLEALKPPRLTNQIRSYLADVQVVPTADEPQLAENWGEEGLSAAERLYAWNTLEVLAMSSGNIEKPANAIPGHANAVLQLRFVVGTKIDGLIDAVRAHLVARGFPMVEVRAAQSFAASRTDFDSPWIKWAADSVQNTTGKAPAVLPNFGGSLPNDVFSEVLGLPTIWVPHSYPGCSQHAPNEHILLPLTEEALTVMAGLFWDLGELPKPLT, from the coding sequence ATGACCAGAGCCGACGCCATCGCCCGCGCCCGGGACGACTTCAAATCCGGTGCGTTCCTCGCTGAACTCGACCGCCGCGTTGCCTTCAGGACCGAGAGCCAGAATGCCTCGCGCGGCCCCGAGCTGCGCGCCTATCTGGAACAGGAGATGATGCCCTCCTTTGCGGCGCTCGATTTCACCAGCCGCATCGTGGAATCTCCGAGCGGCAAGGCGCCGTTCCTGTTTGCCGAGCATCACGAGAGCACCTCGTCTCCGACCGTCCTGATCTATGGCCATGGCGACGTCGTCGACGGCATGGAGGGCGAGTGGCGCGATGGCCGCGATCCCTGGCGCACGACGGCTTCGGGCATTCGCCTCTATGGCCGCGGCACCGCCGACAACAAGGGCCAGCACAGCATCAACATGGCCGCGCTCCGTGCGGTGCGCGAGGCCCGGGGCGGCAAGCTCGGCTTCAATGCGAAATTCATCGTCGAGATGGGCGAGGAGATCGGCTCGCCCGATCTCGGCAAGGTCTGCGACCTCAACCGCGACGCGCTGAAGGCGGACCTGTTCATGGCTTCCGACGGGCCGCGGCTGTCGGCGGATCGGCCGACGCTGTTCCTGGGCTGTCGCGGCGGCATCCGCATTCATCTGGATGTCAACTTGCGCGACGGCGGTAATCATTCCGGCAATTGGGGCGGCGTGCTCGCCAACCCCGCGACCATCCTGGTCAACGCGATTTCGACGCTGGTCGACGGCCATGGCCGGCTCCAGCTCGAGGCGCTGAAGCCGCCGCGGCTGACCAACCAGATCCGCAGCTATCTCGCCGACGTGCAGGTGGTGCCGACCGCGGACGAGCCACAGCTTGCGGAGAACTGGGGCGAGGAGGGCCTGTCCGCGGCCGAGCGGCTCTATGCCTGGAACACGCTGGAAGTGCTGGCGATGTCGTCGGGCAATATCGAAAAGCCCGCCAATGCCATTCCCGGCCACGCCAACGCTGTGCTGCAACTGCGTTTCGTGGTCGGCACCAAGATCGACGGTCTGATCGATGCGGTCCGCGCCCATCTGGTCGCAAGGGGCTTTCCCATGGTCGAGGTGCGGGCAGCCCAGAGCTTTGCCGCCTCGCGCACCGATTTCGACAGCCCATGGATCAAATGGGCGGCCGATTCGGTCCAAAACACCACCGGCAAGGCACCGGCAGTGCTGCCAAACTTCGGCGGCTCGCTGCCGAATGACGTGTTTTCGGAAGTACTTGGCCTCCCGACGATCTGGGTGCCGCATTCCTATCCCGGCTGCTCCCAGCATGCGCCCAACGAGCACATTCTGCTGCCATTGACCGAAGAAGCCTTGACGGTGATGGCGGGACTGTTCTGGGATCTCGGGGAATTGCCGAAGCCGCTGACCTGA
- a CDS encoding LLM class flavin-dependent oxidoreductase, whose product MAKQIRLNAFAMNCVAHQSPGLWTHPRDRTAEYNRLPYWIDLAKTLERGRFDGLFLADVLGVYDVYGNSPDAALRNAAQTPSNEPLLLLSAMAAVTKNLGFGVTSNLSFEPPYPFARRMSTLDHLTEGRIGWNVVTGYLDSAARGAGKDKQTGHDDRYDIADEYMEVVYKLWEGSWEDDAVLRDRKRGIFTDPGKVHRINHESANYRINNTIHLSEPSPQRTPVLYQAGTSPRGRQFAAKHAECVFMSGPSAKIIAPRVAAIREEAARLGRNPAEILMFNMMTIILGNTEAEAAAKYADYRSHINPEGALALMSGWTGIDFSGYELDQQVRHVQNDAGRSALDNVTRGDPDRVWTVRDVIEHVGIGGAGPVVVGTPESAADKIEDWFEKTDVDGLNVAFAISPGDFEDISDMLVPELTKRGRYKPEYAKGTLREKLFGDGRARLNAPHPAAGYRVGKKAG is encoded by the coding sequence ATGGCCAAGCAGATCAGGCTCAACGCATTTGCGATGAATTGCGTCGCGCATCAATCACCGGGGTTGTGGACCCACCCGCGCGACCGCACCGCCGAATATAACCGCCTGCCCTACTGGATCGATCTCGCCAAAACGCTGGAGCGCGGCCGCTTCGACGGGCTGTTCCTGGCCGATGTGCTCGGCGTCTACGACGTCTATGGCAACAGTCCTGACGCGGCCTTGCGCAACGCAGCACAGACGCCGTCGAACGAGCCGCTGCTGCTGCTCTCGGCGATGGCGGCGGTGACCAAGAACCTGGGCTTCGGCGTCACCAGCAATCTCTCCTTCGAGCCGCCCTACCCGTTCGCACGCCGGATGTCGACGCTCGACCACCTCACCGAGGGGCGGATCGGCTGGAACGTCGTCACCGGCTATCTCGACAGCGCCGCGCGCGGCGCCGGCAAGGACAAGCAGACCGGGCACGACGACCGCTACGACATCGCCGACGAATATATGGAGGTGGTCTACAAGCTCTGGGAGGGAAGCTGGGAGGACGACGCGGTGCTGCGCGATCGCAAGCGCGGCATCTTCACTGATCCCGGCAAGGTCCATCGCATCAATCACGAGAGTGCGAATTACCGCATCAACAACACCATTCATCTGAGCGAGCCGTCGCCGCAGCGCACGCCCGTGCTGTATCAGGCCGGCACCTCGCCGCGCGGCCGGCAGTTCGCGGCCAAGCACGCCGAATGCGTGTTCATGTCGGGGCCATCGGCCAAGATCATTGCGCCGCGGGTCGCCGCGATCCGCGAGGAAGCGGCCAGGCTCGGTCGCAACCCCGCCGAGATCCTGATGTTCAACATGATGACGATCATCCTCGGCAACACCGAAGCTGAAGCTGCGGCGAAATACGCCGACTACCGTTCGCACATCAATCCCGAAGGCGCGCTGGCCCTGATGTCGGGATGGACCGGCATCGACTTCTCCGGCTACGAGCTCGACCAGCAGGTCCGTCACGTCCAGAACGATGCTGGCCGCAGCGCACTGGACAACGTGACCCGCGGCGACCCCGACCGCGTCTGGACCGTGCGCGACGTCATCGAACATGTCGGCATCGGCGGCGCCGGCCCGGTCGTCGTCGGTACGCCCGAAAGCGCCGCCGACAAGATCGAGGACTGGTTCGAGAAGACCGATGTCGACGGCCTCAACGTTGCGTTCGCGATCTCGCCTGGCGATTTCGAGGATATCAGCGACATGCTGGTGCCGGAGCTGACCAAGCGCGGACGCTACAAGCCGGAATATGCGAAAGGCACGCTGCGGGAGAAGCTGTTCGGCGACGGCCGCGCGCGGCTGAATGCGCCGCATCCTGCGGCGGGGTATCGGGTGGGGAAGAAGGCAGGCTAG
- a CDS encoding thiamine pyrophosphate-binding protein — MKNKITGRSAFLALLKDEGITHLFGNPGTTELPIMHALKDHPDLTYVMAMQESLVVAIADGYSRASGKLVACNVHVAPGLGNAMGSLYNAQFTGTPMILTAGQQEQGHGLMEPVLYGPLVRMAEPLVKWAVEVTRLEDLPRIVRRAAKVATTPPTGPVFISLPGDILNSEAGIDLGRSTRIDARARPSDEALRAFAARLLKAERPVIVTMDEVVKSDALKEAAEFAELLGAAAYQSSTAYGSHFLSESPSFVGTLTRVQKLVRDMLAPYDLLIGLGGDPVRMSVYSEIDPLPDGLPIVQVGLVDWEIAKNFGVEIALKADVKETLRALIPVLMDMGGAALAQRAKQRLAELAPKNWTARRTALVEHISKSAGRAPINPDYLVLQMVEAMPDDTILVDEGLTSSSQITNLRPHRDRYGYHGLASGGIGWGLPASVGVSLANPDRPVVCFSGDGSAMYSIQSLWTAAHHKLPLNVVIANNGGYRIIKQRLLAFHGDDNYVGMDFVDPPVDFAGVAKALGCEAIKVSDPTELKATLSLAFSRPGTKLIEVMVDGKV; from the coding sequence ATGAAGAACAAGATCACCGGCCGCTCCGCCTTCCTCGCGCTGCTCAAGGACGAGGGCATCACCCACCTGTTCGGCAACCCCGGGACCACCGAGCTGCCGATCATGCATGCGCTGAAGGACCATCCCGATCTCACCTATGTGATGGCGATGCAGGAGAGCCTGGTGGTGGCGATTGCCGACGGCTATAGCCGCGCCTCGGGAAAACTCGTCGCCTGCAACGTCCATGTGGCGCCCGGTCTCGGCAATGCGATGGGCTCACTCTACAATGCGCAGTTCACGGGCACGCCGATGATCCTCACTGCCGGTCAGCAGGAGCAGGGCCATGGCCTGATGGAGCCGGTGCTCTATGGTCCGCTGGTGCGCATGGCCGAACCGCTGGTGAAATGGGCGGTCGAGGTCACGCGGCTGGAGGATCTGCCACGCATCGTCCGCCGCGCCGCCAAGGTCGCGACCACGCCGCCGACCGGACCGGTGTTCATCTCGCTGCCGGGTGACATCCTCAACAGCGAAGCCGGCATCGATCTCGGCCGCTCCACCCGCATCGACGCTCGCGCAAGACCATCGGACGAGGCGCTCAGAGCGTTCGCCGCGCGCCTGCTCAAGGCCGAACGCCCCGTGATCGTGACCATGGACGAGGTGGTCAAGAGCGATGCGCTGAAGGAAGCCGCTGAATTTGCCGAGCTGCTCGGCGCTGCTGCCTATCAATCCTCGACGGCCTATGGTTCGCACTTTCTCTCCGAGAGCCCGAGCTTTGTCGGCACGCTGACCCGCGTGCAGAAGCTCGTGCGCGATATGCTGGCGCCTTACGACCTTCTGATCGGACTCGGCGGCGATCCAGTGCGCATGTCGGTCTATAGCGAGATCGACCCGCTGCCGGATGGATTGCCGATTGTGCAGGTCGGCCTGGTTGATTGGGAGATCGCCAAGAATTTTGGCGTGGAGATCGCGCTCAAGGCGGACGTCAAGGAAACACTGCGCGCGTTGATTCCGGTGCTGATGGACATGGGCGGCGCGGCTTTGGCCCAGCGCGCAAAACAGCGCCTTGCTGAGCTCGCACCGAAGAACTGGACCGCGCGGCGCACCGCTTTGGTCGAACACATCAGCAAGAGCGCCGGCCGCGCGCCGATCAATCCCGACTATCTCGTGCTGCAAATGGTCGAAGCCATGCCTGACGACACCATTCTCGTCGATGAAGGCCTCACCTCCAGCAGCCAGATCACGAACCTCCGTCCGCATCGCGATCGGTACGGCTATCACGGCCTTGCCTCCGGCGGCATCGGCTGGGGCCTGCCGGCGTCCGTCGGCGTCAGCCTCGCCAATCCGGATCGGCCAGTGGTGTGCTTCTCGGGCGATGGCAGCGCGATGTATTCGATCCAGTCGCTGTGGACCGCGGCGCACCACAAGCTGCCGCTCAACGTCGTCATCGCCAACAACGGTGGCTACCGCATCATCAAGCAGCGCCTGCTCGCCTTCCATGGCGACGACAATTACGTCGGCATGGACTTTGTCGATCCGCCTGTGGATTTCGCCGGCGTCGCGAAAGCGCTGGGATGTGAAGCGATCAAGGTGAGCGATCCCACGGAATTGAAGGCGACGCTGTCCTTGGCGTTCAGCCGGCCGGGGACCAAGCTGATCGAGGTCATGGTGGACGGCAAGGTGTAG
- a CDS encoding TfoX/Sxy family protein has translation MAYDEGTASRVRKLLAGQRHVAEKKMMGGLCFMVDNVMCCTISGRGGMLFRVGPEAHARMLKEPHASPMEMRGRIMTGFVRVAPEGYETDADLKRWVRRGLDFVAAAPKEAKLKKTAPRKAATKTKKPTAKTAPPRARARTDPHR, from the coding sequence ATGGCCTACGACGAAGGCACCGCGTCACGGGTTCGCAAGCTGCTGGCGGGCCAGCGGCACGTCGCAGAAAAGAAGATGATGGGCGGGCTTTGTTTCATGGTGGACAACGTCATGTGCTGCACCATTAGCGGCCGCGGCGGCATGCTGTTCCGCGTTGGCCCTGAGGCGCACGCGCGGATGCTAAAGGAGCCTCACGCGAGTCCGATGGAAATGCGCGGGCGGATCATGACGGGATTTGTGCGCGTTGCGCCGGAGGGCTACGAGACCGACGCCGATCTGAAACGATGGGTCAGACGGGGGCTCGACTTCGTAGCGGCGGCTCCGAAGGAAGCCAAACTCAAGAAGACGGCGCCGCGCAAGGCCGCAACCAAGACGAAGAAGCCGACGGCTAAAACTGCCCCTCCTCGCGCCCGAGCTCGAACGGATCCTCACCGCTAG
- a CDS encoding GFA family protein, with protein MAKAAVAAGTATGQCLCGKVTFEIDVPARWAWHDHSAASRRAHGAAYATYVGSWKKRFRITSGKTALTRYEDKATKTARSFCSHCGTPIAYERPRGPHMVNIPRALFKERTGRQPLYHIAIEELQEWAYTGEPLVPLKGFPGVVWQRSKKKKRASGEDPFELGREEGQF; from the coding sequence ATGGCCAAAGCCGCAGTCGCCGCAGGAACCGCCACCGGCCAATGCCTCTGCGGCAAGGTCACCTTCGAGATTGACGTCCCCGCGCGCTGGGCCTGGCATGATCACTCCGCCGCCAGCCGCCGCGCCCATGGCGCGGCCTACGCGACCTATGTCGGCAGCTGGAAGAAGCGCTTCCGCATCACGTCGGGCAAGACCGCGCTGACCCGCTACGAGGACAAGGCGACCAAGACCGCGCGCAGCTTCTGCTCGCATTGCGGCACGCCGATCGCCTATGAGCGCCCGCGCGGCCCGCACATGGTCAACATCCCACGCGCTCTGTTCAAGGAACGCACCGGCCGCCAGCCGCTCTATCACATCGCCATCGAGGAGCTGCAGGAATGGGCCTATACCGGCGAGCCGCTGGTGCCGCTGAAGGGCTTTCCGGGCGTGGTCTGGCAGCGCTCGAAAAAGAAGAAACGCGCTAGCGGTGAGGATCCGTTCGAGCTCGGGCGCGAGGAGGGGCAGTTTTAG